One window of the Agrobacterium larrymoorei genome contains the following:
- a CDS encoding TRAP transporter large permease — translation MLLLIGSFLLLMVVGLPVAISMAVSSLLYIVFYNVAPDIIAAQRMIAGVESFPLLAVPFFILAGNLMNSAGVTGRIYSFAVALVGWMKGGLAQVNIIGSVIFSGMSGTALADAAGIGTIEIKAMKDHGYPVEAAVGVTAASATLGPIFPPSLPFVIYGMMANVSIGALFMAGIVPGVVMTLLMMITVAVFAYIKQWGSDTPFSLRTIFGASLEVLVVMLVPVSIYVLTLLGLSLNLSILIVLAILIFCDWYFDFSAVMALMTPVILIGGMTMGWFTPTEAAVAAVLWSLFLGLVRYRTMTFKTLAKATFDTIETTASVLFIVAAASVFAWLLTVSQAAQLLSSAILTLTDSKWIFLVLVNLLMLFVGCFLDTIAAITILVPILLPLVLQFHIDPVHFGLIMTLNLMIGLLHPPLGMVLFVLSRVAKLSVERTTIAILPWLVPLFVALILITFIPAITLWLPTEMGLIR, via the coding sequence ATGCTGCTGCTGATCGGTTCTTTCCTCCTTCTGATGGTCGTCGGCCTGCCTGTGGCCATCTCCATGGCAGTGTCGTCGCTGCTCTACATCGTCTTCTATAATGTCGCGCCGGATATCATCGCGGCCCAACGCATGATCGCAGGCGTCGAAAGCTTTCCGCTTCTTGCGGTGCCCTTCTTCATTCTGGCCGGAAACCTGATGAACTCGGCAGGCGTGACGGGCCGCATCTATTCCTTCGCCGTGGCGCTCGTCGGCTGGATGAAGGGTGGCTTGGCACAGGTCAATATCATCGGCTCGGTGATCTTTTCCGGTATGTCCGGCACGGCCTTGGCAGATGCCGCGGGTATCGGCACGATCGAAATCAAGGCTATGAAGGATCACGGCTATCCGGTGGAAGCCGCTGTCGGCGTCACCGCCGCTTCGGCAACGCTTGGGCCCATCTTCCCGCCGTCTCTGCCCTTTGTCATTTACGGCATGATGGCGAACGTTTCCATCGGCGCGCTGTTTATGGCCGGCATCGTTCCGGGCGTCGTCATGACGCTGTTGATGATGATCACGGTCGCGGTCTTTGCCTATATCAAGCAATGGGGTTCGGACACGCCGTTCAGTCTGCGCACCATCTTCGGGGCCTCGCTTGAAGTCCTCGTCGTCATGCTCGTTCCCGTCAGCATTTATGTGCTGACCCTGCTCGGCCTGTCGTTGAACCTCTCCATACTGATCGTGCTTGCCATACTGATCTTCTGCGACTGGTACTTCGACTTCTCAGCCGTGATGGCACTGATGACGCCGGTCATTCTGATCGGTGGTATGACGATGGGCTGGTTCACGCCGACGGAAGCAGCGGTTGCGGCAGTACTCTGGTCGCTCTTCCTCGGTCTCGTTCGTTATCGCACCATGACGTTCAAGACTTTGGCGAAGGCAACCTTCGACACGATCGAAACCACGGCATCGGTGCTGTTCATCGTGGCAGCGGCATCGGTCTTCGCATGGCTTCTGACTGTCAGCCAGGCAGCCCAACTGCTGTCCTCAGCAATACTGACGCTCACCGACAGCAAGTGGATCTTTCTCGTACTGGTCAACCTTTTGATGCTGTTTGTCGGCTGCTTCCTCGACACGATTGCGGCCATCACCATCCTGGTGCCGATCCTGTTGCCGCTGGTCTTGCAGTTCCATATCGATCCGGTGCATTTCGGTCTGATCATGACGTTGAACCTGATGATAGGTCTGTTGCATCCACCGCTTGGCATGGTGCTTTTCGTTCTGTCACGCGTCGCCAAGCTTTCGGTGGAGCGTACGACGATTGCCATTTTGCCATGGCTCGTTCCGCTCTTCGTGGCGCTGATCCTGATCACCTTCATTCCGGCGATCACGCTGTGGCTGCCAACGGAAATGGGTCTGATCCGATAG
- a CDS encoding L-idonate 5-dehydrogenase produces MLTRVARLYGKRDLKVETQDYSEPSEGEVLLRMASGGICGSDLHYYQHGGFGPVQVREPIISGHEASGYVEKLGSGVSGLTVGALVAVNPSQPCGQCEYCLKVQPIHCLDMRFMGSAMRLPHEQGMFRDHLVVPAKQCFVFAKDVTAHEAACAEPLAVCLHAVAQAGDLSGKSVLVTGAGPIGLLTVAAAKHAGAAKIIVTDLTDAAIARAPAMGATGTINVATNPEALAPYQENKGSFDVVFDCSAAAPALRSAFSAIKPRGTLVQVGVTGDITIPLNLLVGKEIIWRGSQRFDAEFGEAVSLISSRAIDVRPIISHHFPLEEAVAAFEQAGDRQVACKVQITFSDRH; encoded by the coding sequence ATGCTGACACGCGTGGCGCGTCTTTACGGCAAAAGAGACCTCAAGGTCGAAACACAGGATTATTCCGAACCGAGTGAGGGCGAGGTCCTTCTTCGCATGGCATCCGGCGGCATCTGCGGATCGGATCTGCATTATTATCAGCATGGCGGATTCGGGCCTGTACAGGTGCGCGAGCCGATCATTTCCGGTCACGAAGCCTCAGGCTATGTCGAGAAACTCGGCTCCGGTGTCAGCGGTCTTACGGTCGGGGCGCTGGTTGCGGTCAACCCATCGCAGCCCTGCGGCCAGTGCGAATACTGCCTCAAGGTGCAACCCATCCACTGCCTCGACATGCGCTTTATGGGAAGCGCCATGCGGCTGCCGCATGAGCAGGGCATGTTCCGCGACCATCTGGTCGTACCTGCCAAGCAATGTTTCGTCTTTGCCAAAGATGTCACAGCCCATGAGGCTGCCTGCGCCGAACCGCTTGCCGTTTGCCTGCATGCGGTTGCGCAAGCCGGCGATCTTTCGGGCAAAAGCGTGCTCGTCACCGGGGCGGGGCCGATCGGGCTTCTGACCGTTGCCGCTGCGAAACACGCCGGTGCAGCCAAAATCATCGTGACCGACCTGACAGATGCGGCGATTGCCCGCGCACCGGCGATGGGGGCGACAGGAACAATCAACGTCGCCACCAACCCAGAGGCGCTAGCCCCTTATCAGGAGAACAAGGGCAGCTTCGACGTGGTGTTCGATTGTTCGGCCGCCGCCCCTGCACTACGATCCGCCTTCAGCGCCATCAAGCCGCGCGGCACGCTCGTACAGGTGGGAGTGACGGGTGACATCACCATTCCGCTCAACCTTCTGGTGGGCAAGGAAATCATCTGGCGTGGCTCGCAACGCTTCGACGCCGAGTTTGGTGAGGCTGTCTCGCTGATCTCGTCGCGCGCCATCGATGTGCGCCCGATCATTTCGCATCATTTTCCGCTTGAGGAGGCCGTTGCGGCCTTCGAACAGGCCGGTGACCGCCAGGTGGCCTGCAAGGTGCAGATCACCTTCAGCGACCGACACTAA
- the uxuA gene encoding mannonate dehydratase, whose product MRHTWRWFGPVDRVTVQDAAQAGAVGIVSALHHIPTGDVWPVDEIHKRHEEIKAGGLYWDVVESVWMSEDIKTQTGDWRQHVTNWQETLRRLSASGIRTVCYNFMPVLDWTRTDLRWETRHGAKAMRFDLTDFAAFDIHILKRPDAASDYPDWLVEEAARRFADMPDAKIAALGRNIGAGLPGSADGYTLDQLLEKLRSYHGIDRARLQQNLVDFLSEVVPVAEEVGINLCAHGDDPPWPLLGLPRILSTEDDYAHMLNAVDSRANGVTLCTGSLGARQDNDLPFIAKRFADRIHFVHLRNVTRDTDTVPCSFFEDEHLEGGTDMVAVIAALLAEEKRRLDAGLSDHQIPMRPDHGQEIVDDVTRGAQPGYPAIGRLKGLAELRGIERTLSHPTHGII is encoded by the coding sequence ATGAGACACACATGGCGCTGGTTCGGGCCAGTGGACAGAGTAACGGTTCAGGATGCCGCACAGGCTGGTGCCGTCGGCATCGTCAGCGCGTTGCATCACATTCCGACGGGTGATGTCTGGCCCGTCGATGAAATTCACAAGCGTCATGAGGAAATCAAGGCGGGCGGACTTTATTGGGATGTGGTGGAAAGTGTCTGGATGTCAGAGGACATCAAGACACAGACGGGCGACTGGAGGCAACACGTCACCAACTGGCAGGAAACGCTTCGCCGCCTATCAGCCAGCGGTATTCGCACCGTCTGCTACAACTTCATGCCGGTCCTGGATTGGACGCGGACGGATCTCAGATGGGAGACCCGCCATGGCGCAAAGGCAATGCGCTTCGATCTGACGGATTTCGCTGCCTTTGATATTCATATCCTCAAGCGCCCGGACGCTGCTTCCGATTATCCCGATTGGCTGGTGGAGGAGGCGGCGCGGCGCTTTGCCGATATGCCGGACGCGAAAATTGCCGCGCTCGGCAGAAACATCGGCGCTGGTTTGCCGGGCTCTGCCGACGGCTACACGCTTGACCAGCTTCTGGAGAAGTTGCGCAGCTATCACGGTATTGATCGGGCAAGGTTGCAGCAAAACCTCGTGGATTTCCTCTCCGAGGTCGTACCGGTGGCCGAAGAAGTGGGTATCAATCTTTGCGCCCATGGTGACGATCCGCCGTGGCCGCTGCTTGGTCTGCCGCGCATTCTTTCCACGGAAGACGATTACGCCCATATGCTAAATGCCGTCGACAGCCGCGCAAATGGCGTGACGCTCTGCACCGGCTCGCTTGGCGCGCGGCAGGATAACGATCTGCCTTTCATCGCTAAGCGCTTTGCCGATCGCATCCACTTCGTTCACCTGCGCAACGTCACCCGCGACACCGATACCGTGCCGTGCTCCTTCTTCGAGGACGAGCATCTGGAAGGGGGAACGGATATGGTTGCCGTGATTGCTGCCCTTCTCGCAGAAGAGAAGCGCCGCCTGGATGCCGGTCTCTCCGATCATCAAATACCCATGCGACCCGATCACGGACAGGAAATTGTGGACGATGTGACCCGCGGCGCCCAGCCCGGTTATCCGGCTATCGGCCGCCTTAAGGGGCTGGCGGAGCTTCGCGGTATCGAGCGCACTCTTTCTCATCCCACTCACGGAATCATTTGA
- a CDS encoding mannitol dehydrogenase family protein, which produces MMSRLSSSTLLPDVVAMPSYDRATLLPGIVHMGLGAFHRAHQAVYTQRALSEQFGPWGIVAVNLRSPDPVEALAEQDGLYSIIVRNAEGDSAEVIGATVDWLCAAERGTEVLDYLVNETIKIVTLTVSEKAYGLDPVTGGLDLKHPSVAADLANPHAPIGAIGFLVEGLAKRREKGIAPYTVLCCDNLPSNGHVVRRLVLDMAERRDPELARWIAEKGAFPCSMVDRIVPAATAESRARAEALLGVEDKLSIETEPFMQWVIEENFVSGRPAWEAGGAVFAKAVEPYEKMKLRLLNGPHTMIAHLGILNDLEFVRDVMAVPEFVEKVRRHMQAAVKTLDPVPGIDLPAYMDELIERFANPTIAHKNIQIAMDTSQKLPQRVLAATVETLEAGRDAAEFAYVIALWIASIHKRGNLDDPRREEILAAAGNVDPSDPSASFFAIDGLFPAALVQNRAWRDRVNAELQSLKA; this is translated from the coding sequence ATTATGAGCAGATTGTCTTCCTCCACGCTATTGCCTGACGTTGTTGCAATGCCCTCCTATGACCGCGCAACTTTGCTGCCCGGCATCGTTCACATGGGTCTTGGCGCCTTCCACCGCGCCCATCAGGCCGTTTATACGCAGCGCGCTTTGTCGGAACAGTTCGGCCCTTGGGGCATCGTTGCCGTCAACCTGCGCTCCCCCGATCCGGTGGAAGCGCTCGCCGAACAGGATGGTCTCTACTCGATCATCGTTCGCAACGCAGAGGGCGATAGTGCGGAGGTCATCGGCGCCACGGTCGACTGGCTTTGCGCCGCGGAACGCGGCACGGAGGTGCTTGATTATCTCGTCAACGAGACCATCAAGATCGTTACCTTGACCGTCAGCGAGAAGGCCTATGGTCTTGACCCCGTCACCGGCGGGCTGGATCTGAAGCATCCCTCCGTCGCGGCCGATCTTGCCAACCCTCATGCACCGATCGGCGCTATCGGTTTCCTCGTCGAAGGTCTTGCCAAGCGTCGCGAAAAGGGGATCGCTCCTTACACCGTTCTTTGCTGCGATAACCTCCCCTCCAATGGTCATGTGGTTCGTCGCCTCGTCCTCGACATGGCGGAGCGTCGCGATCCCGAACTGGCACGCTGGATTGCCGAGAAGGGTGCATTCCCCTGCAGCATGGTCGACCGTATCGTGCCGGCAGCAACAGCCGAAAGCCGCGCACGTGCCGAGGCTCTCCTCGGTGTTGAAGACAAGCTGTCGATAGAAACCGAGCCCTTCATGCAGTGGGTCATCGAAGAGAATTTCGTCTCTGGTCGGCCCGCTTGGGAAGCCGGCGGTGCCGTCTTTGCAAAGGCCGTCGAACCCTATGAGAAGATGAAGCTGCGTCTTCTCAACGGCCCGCACACGATGATTGCCCATCTCGGTATTCTCAACGATCTGGAATTCGTGCGCGATGTGATGGCGGTTCCGGAATTCGTCGAGAAGGTCAGGCGGCATATGCAGGCCGCGGTCAAGACGCTTGATCCGGTTCCGGGTATCGACCTGCCCGCCTATATGGACGAGCTTATCGAGCGCTTCGCCAATCCGACCATTGCGCATAAGAATATCCAGATCGCCATGGACACCAGCCAGAAGCTGCCGCAGCGCGTTCTGGCAGCGACCGTGGAAACGCTGGAAGCTGGCCGGGATGCAGCAGAATTTGCCTATGTGATCGCGCTCTGGATTGCTTCGATCCACAAGCGCGGAAATCTTGACGATCCGCGTCGTGAGGAAATCCTTGCTGCCGCGGGTAACGTCGATCCGAGCGATCCCTCGGCCTCCTTCTTTGCTATCGACGGACTGTTTCCAGCGGCACTCGTCCAGAACCGTGCGTGGCGCGACCGCGTCAATGCCGAATTGCAGAGCCTGAAGGCCTGA
- a CDS encoding MFS transporter, producing MANIAATGVEKARPMTGEEKKVIFASSLGTVFEWYDFYLYGSLAIYIGANFFSQYPETTRNIFALLAFAAGFLVRPFGALVFGRLGDIVGRKYTFLITILIMGFSTFVVGILPGAAQIGIAAPIILILLRMLQGLALGGEYGGAATYVAEHAPNGRRGYYTSWIQTTATLGLFLSLVVILGVQFSVGKEAFAAWGWRIPFLLSVILLGVSVWIRLKMNESPAFKKMKEEGKTSKAPLSEAFGQWKNAKIAIIALLGAVVGQAVVWYTGQFYALFFLQSILKVDGQSANIMVACALLLGTGFFVLFGWLSDKVGRKPIIMAGLVLAMLTYFPLFKALTWAGNPALAEAQATVRATVTAAPGDCKFQFNPTGTAKFTTSCDIATSFLTRNSVPYDVVEGPAGQPATVKIGEATVTSYDAVAAGADAAAKDRAFQKQINIALHDGGYPLARGAAQVPAAKLDAFVAANPELALNADAIRATPAKTVPVDKLVADKLLTPAEANGATEMAVYTVPGGGAFTMVADPAAVNWVVIIAVLTVLVIYVTMVYGPIAALLVELFPTRIRYSGMSLPYHIGNGWFGGLLPATAFAMSAAKGDIYYGLWYPIIFAGLTLVIGLLFLPETKDRDIHKMD from the coding sequence ATGGCAAATATAGCAGCGACGGGCGTGGAAAAAGCCCGCCCCATGACGGGGGAGGAGAAGAAGGTCATTTTCGCCTCTTCTCTCGGTACGGTCTTCGAGTGGTACGACTTCTATCTCTATGGTTCGCTCGCCATCTATATCGGCGCGAACTTCTTCAGCCAATATCCGGAAACGACGCGTAACATCTTCGCGCTGCTGGCCTTTGCCGCAGGCTTCCTTGTCCGCCCCTTCGGCGCTTTGGTCTTCGGCCGTCTTGGCGATATCGTCGGACGCAAATACACCTTCCTCATCACCATTCTCATCATGGGCTTCTCGACCTTTGTGGTCGGCATTCTGCCCGGTGCGGCGCAGATCGGTATCGCCGCGCCCATCATCCTCATTCTGCTGCGTATGCTCCAGGGCTTGGCGCTCGGCGGCGAATATGGCGGTGCTGCGACCTATGTGGCCGAGCACGCGCCGAATGGACGTCGCGGCTATTACACCTCATGGATTCAAACCACGGCAACGCTCGGTCTCTTCCTGTCGCTGGTCGTCATTCTCGGCGTTCAGTTCAGCGTCGGCAAGGAAGCCTTTGCAGCCTGGGGCTGGCGTATTCCCTTCCTGCTGTCCGTCATTCTGCTCGGCGTATCGGTCTGGATTCGCCTGAAAATGAATGAATCCCCCGCCTTCAAGAAGATGAAGGAAGAGGGCAAGACCTCCAAGGCCCCGCTCAGCGAAGCCTTTGGTCAATGGAAAAACGCCAAGATCGCCATCATCGCACTTCTCGGTGCGGTCGTCGGTCAGGCCGTCGTCTGGTACACGGGCCAGTTTTACGCCCTCTTCTTCCTCCAGAGCATTCTGAAGGTGGATGGCCAATCGGCAAACATCATGGTTGCCTGCGCTCTCCTGCTCGGCACCGGCTTCTTCGTTCTCTTCGGTTGGCTGTCCGATAAGGTCGGCCGTAAGCCGATCATCATGGCTGGCCTCGTTCTGGCGATGCTGACCTACTTCCCCCTGTTCAAGGCTCTCACATGGGCGGGCAATCCGGCACTTGCAGAGGCCCAGGCAACGGTGCGCGCAACTGTGACAGCCGCTCCCGGCGACTGCAAGTTTCAGTTCAACCCAACGGGCACGGCGAAGTTCACGACATCCTGCGATATCGCAACGTCGTTCCTGACCCGCAACTCCGTGCCTTACGATGTGGTCGAGGGGCCCGCCGGACAGCCTGCCACGGTCAAGATCGGCGAAGCGACCGTCACCAGCTACGACGCTGTGGCAGCTGGTGCAGATGCAGCGGCCAAGGATCGCGCTTTCCAGAAGCAGATCAACATTGCCCTGCATGACGGCGGCTATCCGCTGGCTCGTGGTGCCGCTCAGGTTCCAGCCGCAAAGCTCGACGCTTTTGTTGCCGCAAACCCTGAACTCGCGCTCAATGCCGATGCCATCCGGGCGACGCCCGCCAAAACCGTGCCAGTGGACAAGCTCGTCGCCGACAAGCTGCTGACACCGGCAGAAGCCAATGGCGCTACCGAAATGGCCGTCTATACGGTTCCAGGCGGCGGCGCCTTCACCATGGTTGCCGATCCCGCTGCCGTGAACTGGGTGGTCATCATCGCAGTTCTGACGGTTCTGGTCATCTATGTGACGATGGTCTACGGCCCGATCGCAGCGCTTCTGGTCGAGCTCTTCCCGACCCGCATCCGCTACTCCGGTATGTCCCTGCCCTATCACATCGGTAACGGCTGGTTCGGCGGTCTTCTCCCTGCAACGGCCTTCGCGATGAGCGCTGCCAAGGGCGATATCTACTACGGTCTCTGGTACCCGATCATCTTTGCGGGCCTCACGCTCGTGATCGGTCTGCTCTTCCTGCCGGAGACAAAGGACCGCGACATCCACAAGATGGATTGA